A stretch of Telopea speciosissima isolate NSW1024214 ecotype Mountain lineage chromosome 11, Tspe_v1, whole genome shotgun sequence DNA encodes these proteins:
- the LOC122646543 gene encoding phosphomannomutase/phosphoglucomutase codes for MAASSTSSLTVPSNAHKKNFLSSAPKKQNFSFLSISSPRTTHSGKVSSNAAQYTEILADEDIDKIKRLQNGPDVRGVAIEGEKGRTVDLTPPAIEAIAESFGEWVIDGLKKKENGRAVKDVRVSFGRDPRISGPSLSAAAFMGLARAGCLVFDMGLATTPACFMSTLLQPFTFDASIMMTASHLPYTRNGLKFFTPKGGLTATVVEELCERGARKYANRMMKVSVTVNPTRRVDFMSAYAGHLRDIIKGRVNHPLHYDTPLEGFQIIVNAGNGSGGFFTWDVLDKLGADTFGSLNLNPDGMFPNHIPNPEDKVAMSLTRTSVLENSANLGIVFDTDVDRSGVVDEKGNPINGDRLIALMAAIVLKEHPGTTIVTDARTSMALTQFITNRGGHHCLYRVGYRNVIDKGIQLNKEGIEAHLMMETSGHGALKENHFLDDGAYMVVKIIIEMVRMKLSGSDEGIGSLIKELEDPAESVELRMNILSAPRYAKAKGAEAVEKFRNYVEEGRLTGWELDSCGDCWVSEGCLVDSNDTPAAIDAQMYRAKVSDEEHGEHGWVHIRQSIHNPNIAVNMQSSVQGGCLSMTRILLDKFLLASDMDRILDITQIERYARNGYTS; via the exons ATGGCTGCctcttcaacttcttcattaACTGTACCAAGCAATGCCCACAAAAAAAACTTCTTATCATCTGCACCCAAGAAACAGAATTTCTCTTTCCTGTCAATTTCAAGCCCAAGAACTACACATAGTGGTAAGGTATCATCTAATGCGGCCCAGTACACAGAAATTTTGGCTGATGAAGATATTGATAAGATTAAGAGACTCCAAAATGGTCCAGATGTGCGTGGCGTTGCAATTGAAGGTGAGAAGGGTCGAACAGTGGATCTGACTCCCCCTGCAATCGAAGCAATTGCAGAAAGCTTTGGTGAGTGGGTGATTGATGGtctaaagaagaaagaaaatggacgAGCTGTGAAGGATGTTAGAGTTTCATTTGGGAGAGACCCTCGAATCTCAGGGCCATCGTTGAGTGCAGCTGCATTTATGGGTCTTGCCCGTGCGGGTTGTTTGGTGTTCGACATGGGACTTGCAACCACTCCTGCTTGTTTTATGAGTACTTTACTACAGCCATTCACCTTTGATGCTTCAATCATG ATGACAGCTTCTCACTTACCATATACGAGGAATGGGCTCAAGTTTTTCACACCAAAGGGGGGATTGACGGCGACGGTGGTGGAGGAGTTATGCGAACGAGGTGCACGGAAGTATGCCAATAGGATGATGAAGGTGTCGGTGACTGTGAATCCTACGAGGAGAGTAGATTTCATGAGCGCATACGCCGGGCACCTGAGGGACATAATCAAGGGAAGAGTGAACCATCCCCTTCATTATGACACTCCACTTGAGGGTTttcag ATAATTGTGAATGCTGGGAATGGATCAGGAGGATTCTTTACATGGGACGTTTTAGACAAGCTCGGCGCAGATACATTTGGTTCTCTAAACCTCAATCCAGATGGAATGTTTCCTAACCACATTCCAAATCCTGAGGACAAGGTTGCCATGTCGCTCACCAGAACCTCAGTATTGGAGAACTCAGCAAACCTTGGAATTGTTTTTGACACTGATGTTGATCGAAGCGGTGTAGTTGATGAAAAGGGAAACCCAATTAATGGAGACAGGCTCATAGCTCTCATGGCAGCCATTGTCTTGAAGGAACACCCTGGCACTACCATTGTCACTGATGCTCGTACTAGCATGGCCCTTACTCAATTCATCACCAATAGAGGGGGTCATCACTGCCTCTACCGTGTTGGCTATCGGAATGTCATCGACAAAGGCATTCAACTAAACAAGGAAGGCATTGAGGCACATTTAATGATGGAAACATCTGGACATGGAGCTCTGAAAGAAAATCACTTCCTTGATGATG GGGCTTACATGGTAGTGAAGATCATAATTGAAATGGTACGCATGAAGCTTTCTGGTTCAGATGAAGGAATTGGAAGTCTTATAAAAGAACTTGAAGATCCAGCTGAGTCTGTAGAGCTTCGGATGAACATACTTTCTGCGCCAAGATATGCAAAGGCAAAGGGTGCTGAGGCAGTTGAGAAATTCAGAAACTATGTAGAG GAAGGAAGGCTCACAGGATGGGAGTTGGATTCCTGTGGAGACTGTTGGGTAAGTGAGGGCTGCCTTGTAGACTCAAACGATACACCGGCTGCCATTGATGCTCAAATGTACAG GGCTAAAGTTTCAGATGAAGAACATGGAGAGCATGGTTGGGTACACATAAGACAGAGTATTCATAATCCAAACATTGCTGTAAATATGCAATCATCAGTTCAAGGGGGATGCTTATCCATGACGAGAATTCTGCTCGATAA GTTCCTATTGGCTAGTGATATGGATAGAATCCTGGACATCACTCAAATTGAAAGGTATGCAAGAAATGGTTATACAAGTTGA